Proteins encoded together in one Hevea brasiliensis isolate MT/VB/25A 57/8 chromosome 16, ASM3005281v1, whole genome shotgun sequence window:
- the LOC110668540 gene encoding protein LIGHT-DEPENDENT SHORT HYPOCOTYLS 5 translates to MDSASGGTGAPDPNSGEPSASPAATGASSSSQGQAEGSFQAPLSRYESQKRRDWNTFLQYLKNHRPPLTLARCSGAHVIEFLKYLDQFGKTKVHITGCPYFGHPSPPAPCACPLKQAWGSLDALIGRLRAAYEENGGKPESNPFGAKAVRIYLREVREGQAKARGIPYEKKKRKRPAAVTAAAVPANISVSVSQGVEIGDGSSSGGGGGDGSGNFGGETSTVIAASTAPAAATTTTAV, encoded by the coding sequence ATGGACTCTGCATCAGGAGGGACGGGAGCACCCGACCCGAATAGTGGGGAACCGAGTGCATCACCAGCAGCAACAGGAGCATCGTCATCATCGCAAGGACAAGCAGAGGGATCATTTCAAGCTCCGCTGAGCCGGTATGAGTCACAGAAGAGACGAGACTGGAACACTTTTTTACAGTACTTAAAGAACCACAGGCCACCATTAACTCTGGCTCGCTGCAGTGGTGCACATGTGATCGAGTTCTTGAAATATTTGGATCAATTTGGCAAGACCAAGGTTCACATAACGGGTTGTCCGTATTTTGGGCATCCGAGTCCCCCCGCACCCTGTGCTTGCCCTCTCAAGCAGGCGTGGGGTAGTCTCGACGCGCTAATCGGTCGGCTCAGAGCGGCCTACGAAGAGAATGGTGGAAAACCAGAATCTAATCCTTTTGGAGCGAAAGCGGTGAGGATTTATCTGAGGGAAGTCAGAGAAGGACAAGCCAAAGCCAGAGGGATACCCTACGAGAAGAAGAAACGGAAACGGCCTGCTGCGGTTACTGCGGCAGCTGTTCCGGCCAATATTTCGGTATCAGTCAGCCAAGGTGTTGAAATCGGTGATGGTTCTTCCAGCGGCGGCGGCGGTGGAGATGGGTCTGGTAACTTTGGTGGGGAAACTAGCACTGTTATTGCTGCGAGTACTGCTCCCGCTGCTGCTACTACTACGACAGCCGTATAG